The genomic segment CAGTCCATATATGCCCCCAATTTCCATGCTATGGAAAGTATGTACCTAATCCGGATAAAACGTTGGAAAGAGGCAGAGCAAACGGTGGATAAAGGCCTGTCCATAGCAGAAAGACTCAGAAACCGTTATGATATCAGACAGTTGCTTTATCAGAAAGCCGAACTTTTTAGAGCACAGCGTAAATGGAAAGAAGCGAAGGAAACATTGCTTAACCTATACCATAGCGGCTATATTGAACTGAGCACCGACAAAAAGCAGCTGTTCGGCGATCTTGCAGGGGCCGAAGAATCCCTGGGCAACTATAAAGCTGCTTATATCTGGTTACAGAGAAAACAGGAAATATCTGAAGAAATGTATGCACAGGAGACAAAAGCAAAAATTGCCGGCCTGGAAGCAAAGTATAATTATGTACAGAAGGAAAAGGAGCTGATCCTTGCAAGAACGAAAGCCAGTCAACAGCGGGCAGTTGTATGGATAATTGCCATTATTTTTATTATTATATTGGTTTTTCTCTATTTCTGGTACCGAAACAGGAAACTTCGCACCGCCAGGGAAATTGAGAACCTCCGGCAGCGACAACGGATTGAACTGGGTAAAGCATTGCTGGAAGGTGAAGAAAAAGAGCGCGGCCGGCTGGCACGGGATCTCCATGATGGGCTTGGAGGCACACTTGCCGGAATTAAACTCAACCTATCGCAGCTTGTTTCCCAAAAGCGGCTGCTGGAAGCCGGCGAGCTGAATCAAACGATCGAGCGTTTAGGGCACTCGGTAAATGAACTAAGGCGCATCTCGAGGAACATGATGCCCGAATCTCTAATCCGGTCAGGACTTGCGGTGGCATTGAGGGATCTCTGTGACGAGGCAGCCCTCCCGGGCCTTAAGGTCAGTTTTAAAGATTTTGGTATTAAGGAGGATTTTACTCCTCAGGTAAAAGTTATGATCTACCGTATCGTGCAGGAACTGGTTTATAATGCGGTAAAATATGCCAGTGCGTCGAGAATTATTGTACAGTGCAGCCAGTCTCATCACTATTTCTTTATTACCGTGGAGGATAATGGTCATGGCTTTTCAACTGCGCAGGTACCCCATTCAAGCCGTGGTCTGAAAAATATCCAGAACCGTGTGGATCTGCTCGGCGGGAAGATGGAAATAGATAGCTCTGGCAAGGGAACAAACATTAATATTGAATTGTATGTGGGACAATAACAGAAAGGCTCGGGTGATCATCGTCGATGATCACCCGTTAGTAATCGAGGGGTTTAAGAATGTGATCCAGGGGAATAACAGCCTTGAACTTTGCGGACAGTTCGGTACGGCAGAAGCATTGAAGAAGTTTGCCGGGCTGGCTGAAATCGACCTGGTATTATTGGACATCACGTTGCCGGATGGCAATGGACTTCAAATTTGTAAAGAACTTAAACAAACCTATCCAAACCTCGTTATACTTGCAATCAGCAATCTCAGCGAGCGGAGCATTATCAAACAGATGCTTCAACGTGGTGCCAGCGGTTATCTGTTAAAGACGGCAGACGCGGAAGATATACTCATCTGTATGCTGGCAGCAATTCAGGGCAAGATTGCGCTCAGTCGTGAGGTAAAAGCGACCTTTGATATTTCTTCGCTTACAGAACAGGAGGAAATTCCCGAATTAACAAATAGAGAAAAGCAGATTCTCAAATTACTGGCGCAGGGCAAAAGATCTGCTGAAATTGCTGATGAGCTTTTTATAAGCCCGCTCACTGTAAAAACCCACCGTGCCACGCTGTTGCACAAATTTGGAACAGACAATATTGTAATAGCTATCAATAAAGCAAGAGAAATTGGTATTCTTTCAAAGTAAGAGGCTTCACCGTTTTGAACACCTCAAGGCGGAAGCCATAATTCTGAACTGTACATACAGAGGGCCAGATCTATTTGAATTATTTTGAAGACGCATAGCAAATAGTTAACAACATCATATAATCTGTGTGGTGTTGTTAACTCATTTCTATATAAAATATTCAGCTGATGAAGAATTCTATATTGTAAAACATAATAGCTGTTATATGGCAATGAACCATTAGTACTATTTTTTACTATACGAAAATTACAATTAAACTTGAATAGACGCCAATTTATGCTTCTTTTTTCAGAGTACTGTACATAGTGTAGCGACATTGCTGCGGGTAGTTAGTGTCAAGTAATTAAATATATTTTTTTGTTAATATATCGGGCTGTTTTGTTCATTTAATAATCAAGGTAAAGTGGATTTTATGAATTTGTTGACATCGACTTGTAAGTACCCCATTTTTCCGACAGCTGAGATTGGACTTTTCTAATTTATTATTGACTCTGTTCAATTAAATTATAAAAAGCAGTTGTATTTTATAATATTTTCCTACTATTGTAGCAGTTAATCGATTTTGAAATTACCTATGCTAACCGGGACTGCATTGTGATGCAGCAGAACAATTATCATGGATAACTATAACATTTTGTCAGATAGCGAACTGGTCACATTGCTCAAGCGGCGGGACAGGAGTGCTTTTGCAGAAATTTACGATCGCTATAGCATGATGATCTATTACAAGATCAACCAAATGCTCAGAGATGAAAATGTATCCAAAGATCTTGTACAGGATCTCTTTACCTCGATTTGGGAGAAATCTGAGCTTATCCGAGATAATGTAGGCATTTCGTCTTATCTCTATGTCGCCGCACGTAATCGGGTGCTTAAATACATCCAAAAAGGAAAGACAAGAAGTGATTATTTGGCGGAAATAGGAAAGTATAGTCTGATGGTCAGTGATGAAACGCTTGAAAAAATTGACGAAAAAGATCTGATGCTTTTACTTACGGCTGAAATTGCCAAATTACCTGCCAAAATGCGCGAAGTATTCGAACTGAGCAGGCTTGAGGATCTGTCGCATAGGGAAATCGCCCAAAGACTGGGACTAAGTGAATCCACTGTAAAAAAGCAGGTTCAGAATGCACTCAAAATTCTGAAAGTGAGACTTTCTCGTTACCATTCGCTCGGAGTTATACTACTGATTTTCCTAAGGGACAACTAGGTTTTTTGATTACGTTGCTCTCTTTTTATACGTAATTTAATATTTTTTTAAATTCTTCTACTCCCAAAGCTTTCCTCAACGGTATAATACAACTGAACGGTCAAAAAACCACATATCGATTTATGAATAAACAACTCGGCGCACAACTTCTTAAGAAGTATCTTTCTGGTCTGGCCACACAAAAGGAACAGCACATCGTTGAGGAATGGTATGCTTTTAACAGAATGGGAGAGCCTGCAATCGATTCGCCTGAAGATTTCATGAGGATAAAATCGGAGATGTGGGCGACTATTGACTATCGTTCGCGGATACAGGTGAAGACAATGCAAAAGCGTAGATGGCTTTCATATGCTGCAGCGGTGCTCGTTTTGATGTGCGCTGTGGGCATATATAAGTGGCTTCTACCGCAAAAAGAATATAACGTTATCAATTATGCCGGGCCCGAAATAAAAGCAGGGCATACTGGCGCTACCCTGACATTATCAGATGGCACGGAGATCGACCTCAATTCTGTGGACGCCGGACTGATCACATCGGGGTACGGTGTCCGTGTCTCTAAAAATGCCCAAGGTGCTCTTGTCTATACCGAAGAGAGGGACACACACAAGGCCCCAGACAATATTACTAACACTGTTACTACGCGAAATGGTGAAATATTTGAGGTCGTTCTGCCTGATGGATCTAGGGTTTGGCTGAATTCCGCTTCCAGCCTGACCTTTAAATCCGATCTTGCAAAAAATAGTACACGTACTGTAAAATTAAGGGGAGAAGGATATTTTGAGGTCCGCAAAAACAGAAGGCCATTTATTGTTGCCACAGAATCCCAGGAAGTGCACGTCCTGGGCACACATTTTAACATCAATGCCTATGCAGAATCGAAAGGGCTTGTTAAAACAACTTTGCTTGAAGGCGTCGTCAATGTTGTGACCGGGAAGTCTGAACAAAAGATATCACCGGGCGAGCAGGCCGTCAACAAAATGGGCCAGATCGACGTGCATCTTCAGGATACAGAAGATATACTGGCATGGAAAAACGGGTATTTTAAGATTGACGGAAATATATATGAAATTATGCTGTCCATCGGACGCTGGTACGACGTTGATGTTCAATTTACAGAAACTGTGCCGAAAGAGCTAAAACTGTGGGGATACATCTCCAGATCCAATGATCTGATCACTACCTTGCGTCAGATCGAAAGAACAAATAAAGTAAAATTCAAAATTAAAGAAAGGACTATCACGGTGACCAATTAAAATTTACCAAGATCGGGTAATGGGGGAGAATCAGTAGAATTCATATAAAAGCCGCAGGGTGCACCACCACCCCGCAGCCAAGAATGAAAATGATCCTGTCTCAAAAGATACCTGCTAAAGAAACAAACAACTCTAATCAGACATGAACCATTAACCAGAACAAAAGTATGAAAAAAAATGTGCTATTGGGTGTCTTTCACCGCATGTGGCCTTTACCTAAACTATTATTAATTATGAAATTAGTCTTTTTTATCATGACATGTATGTTGATGCATGCCTACGGGGCCACGTATGCACAGCGTGTTACGATCATGGAAAAAAATGCACCCTTGGAATATATCATTAAAAGCTTGCGGAAGCAGACGGGATATGATTTTTTATTGGACAGGGATATTTTTAAACAGTATCAATCTGTCAGTGTTGACTTGAAAAATGTGAGCCTCCCCCAAGCTTTAAAGTCTATTGTCAAGGGACGCAAGCTCAGCTTTTCCATCGAAGGCAGATCTGTGGTGATCACAGCTGTGCCCAGCACAAAAACGGATCAGGAGGGGACTACGGACAGCAACAATCTGCAGAGAGGACTCGCGGGTCTGGTCGTTGGCGATAAATCTGTTCCTCTCGCAGGAGCTACCGTAAAAATAAAAAATACCGATCAGTCGACCGCCACCGACAATAAAGGTTTTTTCCGCTTTGATCAGCTGCGTGTCAACGAGGTTCTGGAAGTAAGCTATGTCGGCTATGAAACTGTTGAAACAGTAGTTACGGCCGGACAGCTTGCCCAAAAGGAATATATGATAATTACTATGAGGCCACTGTTGCGCAATCTGGATGAAGTGACGATTGTGAATACAGGTTTTCAGAAAATAAGCAGGGAAAATATTACCGGAGCGGTCACGACGGTCAGCAGCAGGGAGATTGAAAAACGCAATACCGTAAATGTAATGGATAATCTGGAAGGTGTTGTGCCCGGGCTGGTGCAATATCAGGGAAAAGCCACTATCCGTGGCACAAGTACAATGGCAGCATCAACGGGTATTTTGGTGGTTGTCGACGGGCTTCCGATCGAAGGTTCCATTGCTGATGTCAATCCTTATGACGTTGAATCCGTAACCGTGCTGAAGGATGCCGCGGCGGCGGCAATATATGGGGCAAGGGCTTCCAATGGCGTTATTGTTGTGTCGACAAAAAAGGCTACCGAAAAAGGGCGGACTGCTGTTGAAGCTTCGGCTAATGTAACTGTGACCGAAAAACCGGAATACAGCTACAATAATTACATGTCGCCTCGTGAACAGGTAGACTGGGAAAGTAATTATTACAAATGGTGGTTCAGCGGCGGCGACGGATCCGTCAAACAGCCTATTCAGGATTTTGAGAATAACATAAACACAGGCCAGCCTGTTACTCCTGTACAATATGCCTATTATCAGCTCGCGACAGACCGTATCAGCCAGTCGGAGCTCGATGCAATATTGAACAATTACAGAAGGAATGACTTTGCAAAAGAATATCATGAACATACCCTGTTAAAAGGCGTCCTGCAACAATACAACCTAGCCTTGCGTACCAATAGTGGCAAAGCCCAGAATAGTTTTGTCCTAAATTATACGAATGATAACAAAGGTCTGATCAATGCATTTGACCGCCGCCTCAATTTGCACTATAAAGGTGGTTATAGTGTCGGTAAGTGGCTTGATATTGACTACGGCGTTAACAGTGTCATCGGGAAGGAGAGAACTCATAACAACCAGTTCGCACAAACTCCTTTTAATGTGCCGTCTTATCTGCGGTTGTTTAACGACGACGGTAGCCGTGCCTATTATACAAACAGTCG from the Sphingobacterium thalpophilum genome contains:
- a CDS encoding tetratricopeptide repeat-containing sensor histidine kinase, with translation MVRKYLQSCILFFVVTVSVQGQPSVWPDDIRQRLERCGTDRQRAKLLFQLGDSLSASDTTKSLSYIRQGLELALGDALQSGVGYFYLGRVYMDFSPSRAERALDTALQYLEKVGSPESYIYQSRTWANKAVMAQLRGDNRRYIDLFLNRAIPLAAKGGDSLRVADGYTNVALPFMNYGEYDKAVQYLKQAASMFERLAQQDLRRVDVYSHLAKVYLLQGKLPEAGENIRAASKALERAPQSIYAPNFHAMESMYLIRIKRWKEAEQTVDKGLSIAERLRNRYDIRQLLYQKAELFRAQRKWKEAKETLLNLYHSGYIELSTDKKQLFGDLAGAEESLGNYKAAYIWLQRKQEISEEMYAQETKAKIAGLEAKYNYVQKEKELILARTKASQQRAVVWIIAIIFIIILVFLYFWYRNRKLRTAREIENLRQRQRIELGKALLEGEEKERGRLARDLHDGLGGTLAGIKLNLSQLVSQKRLLEAGELNQTIERLGHSVNELRRISRNMMPESLIRSGLAVALRDLCDEAALPGLKVSFKDFGIKEDFTPQVKVMIYRIVQELVYNAVKYASASRIIVQCSQSHHYFFITVEDNGHGFSTAQVPHSSRGLKNIQNRVDLLGGKMEIDSSGKGTNINIELYVGQ
- a CDS encoding response regulator, with the translated sequence MWDNNRKARVIIVDDHPLVIEGFKNVIQGNNSLELCGQFGTAEALKKFAGLAEIDLVLLDITLPDGNGLQICKELKQTYPNLVILAISNLSERSIIKQMLQRGASGYLLKTADAEDILICMLAAIQGKIALSREVKATFDISSLTEQEEIPELTNREKQILKLLAQGKRSAEIADELFISPLTVKTHRATLLHKFGTDNIVIAINKAREIGILSK
- a CDS encoding RNA polymerase sigma factor, with protein sequence MDNYNILSDSELVTLLKRRDRSAFAEIYDRYSMMIYYKINQMLRDENVSKDLVQDLFTSIWEKSELIRDNVGISSYLYVAARNRVLKYIQKGKTRSDYLAEIGKYSLMVSDETLEKIDEKDLMLLLTAEIAKLPAKMREVFELSRLEDLSHREIAQRLGLSESTVKKQVQNALKILKVRLSRYHSLGVILLIFLRDN
- a CDS encoding FecR family protein — translated: MNKQLGAQLLKKYLSGLATQKEQHIVEEWYAFNRMGEPAIDSPEDFMRIKSEMWATIDYRSRIQVKTMQKRRWLSYAAAVLVLMCAVGIYKWLLPQKEYNVINYAGPEIKAGHTGATLTLSDGTEIDLNSVDAGLITSGYGVRVSKNAQGALVYTEERDTHKAPDNITNTVTTRNGEIFEVVLPDGSRVWLNSASSLTFKSDLAKNSTRTVKLRGEGYFEVRKNRRPFIVATESQEVHVLGTHFNINAYAESKGLVKTTLLEGVVNVVTGKSEQKISPGEQAVNKMGQIDVHLQDTEDILAWKNGYFKIDGNIYEIMLSIGRWYDVDVQFTETVPKELKLWGYISRSNDLITTLRQIERTNKVKFKIKERTITVTN